A genome region from Streptomyces sp. ITFR-16 includes the following:
- a CDS encoding SRPBCC family protein, translating to MSAERGHSTQRTMSVAAPAGVVYGMLADAVRWPVFLPSLLHVERMDFDGVEEQLRVWDLTDGHVRSSHLRRTLDPRTRSIGFEQRTGDRADAPVTGRWSVEPEDEGSTLTLRQDGASASHDVPERLRQVKETAERWERLDELLVGFEDSVHVEGPSELVYDFLYRMEDWVELIPHVEWTLVREDQPGVQLAAMDTCAEDSGETVTVETVRLCFPHAGRIVYKETLTPDPIASHSGEWSLLPDESGVKVVSTHQVMLREEAIGRALGEQATPADARHHVRTWLGRASTEALGLAKWHAESAVRRLR from the coding sequence ATGTCGGCTGAGCGAGGGCACTCGACCCAGCGCACCATGTCCGTGGCCGCCCCGGCAGGAGTCGTGTACGGGATGCTGGCCGACGCCGTGCGCTGGCCCGTCTTCCTGCCCTCCCTCCTGCACGTCGAGCGCATGGACTTCGACGGCGTCGAGGAACAGCTGCGCGTCTGGGACCTGACGGACGGCCATGTCCGCTCCTCGCACCTGCGCCGCACCCTCGACCCGCGGACCAGGTCCATCGGCTTCGAGCAGCGCACCGGGGACCGGGCGGACGCGCCCGTCACCGGCCGCTGGAGCGTCGAGCCCGAGGACGAGGGCTCGACGCTGACCCTGCGCCAGGACGGCGCCTCCGCCTCCCACGACGTGCCCGAACGGCTGCGGCAGGTCAAGGAGACGGCCGAGCGCTGGGAGCGGCTGGACGAACTGCTCGTCGGCTTCGAGGACAGCGTGCACGTCGAGGGCCCCAGCGAGCTCGTCTACGACTTCCTCTACCGCATGGAGGACTGGGTCGAGCTCATTCCGCACGTCGAGTGGACCCTCGTACGGGAGGACCAGCCCGGCGTGCAGCTGGCCGCCATGGACACCTGCGCCGAGGACAGCGGCGAGACCGTCACCGTGGAGACCGTGCGGCTGTGCTTCCCGCACGCCGGACGGATCGTCTACAAGGAGACCCTGACCCCCGATCCGATCGCCTCGCACAGCGGGGAGTGGTCGCTGCTGCCGGACGAGTCCGGAGTGAAGGTCGTCTCCACCCACCAAGTGATGCTCAGGGAAGAGGCCATCGGGCGGGCCCTGGGCGAGCAGGCCACCCCGGCCGACGCCCGCCACCACGTCCGTACGTGGCTGGGCCGGGCGAGCACCGAGGCGCTGGGCCTGGCCAAGTGGCATGCGGAGAGCGCTGTCCGCCGCCTGCGATGA
- a CDS encoding AfsR/SARP family transcriptional regulator: MDIDVLGTLTVREKGTSITPTAPKPRQVLALLALHADEVVPVGMLTEELWGSEPPRSARPTLQTYILQLRELITLALERDGDEHRSAKDVLLTVPGGYLLKGGEGTHDVQEFERLAGMGYRAMDAEDFPEGARLLREALALWTGPALADVHTGPHLDTQIKRLEESRLCALDQRIEADLKLGRHRELLSELTVLLSRYSTHESLCGQYMLALYRSGRRGEALDAYQRLRSTLVRTLGLEPSPALAKLQRSILMARPEGVGGAGGIRLAEIG, translated from the coding sequence GTGGACATCGACGTACTCGGCACGCTTACCGTGCGGGAGAAGGGCACCTCGATCACACCGACCGCGCCCAAGCCCCGGCAGGTGCTCGCCCTGCTGGCGCTGCACGCGGACGAGGTGGTGCCCGTGGGCATGCTGACCGAGGAGCTGTGGGGCAGCGAGCCGCCCCGCAGCGCGCGCCCCACTCTGCAGACCTACATCCTGCAGCTGCGCGAACTGATCACCCTCGCGCTCGAACGGGACGGCGACGAGCACCGCTCGGCCAAGGACGTCCTGCTCACCGTGCCGGGCGGCTACCTCCTCAAGGGCGGCGAAGGCACCCACGACGTGCAGGAGTTCGAGCGCCTGGCCGGCATGGGATACCGGGCCATGGACGCCGAGGACTTCCCCGAGGGCGCCCGGCTGCTGCGCGAGGCACTCGCACTGTGGACCGGACCGGCCCTCGCCGACGTCCACACCGGCCCCCATCTGGACACCCAGATCAAGCGCCTGGAGGAGAGCCGGCTCTGCGCGCTCGACCAGCGCATCGAGGCCGACCTCAAGCTCGGCCGCCACCGCGAGCTGCTCTCCGAACTGACCGTCCTGCTCAGCCGGTACTCGACCCACGAGAGCCTGTGCGGCCAGTACATGCTCGCGCTCTACCGGTCCGGGCGGCGCGGTGAGGCACTCGACGCCTACCAGCGGCTGCGCTCCACGCTGGTGCGCACCCTGGGACTCGAACCCTCGCCCGCGCTGGCCAAGCTCCAGCGCTCCATCCTCATGGCCCGCCCGGAGGGCGTCGGCGGAGCCGGCGGGATACGGCTCGCCGAGATCGGCTGA
- a CDS encoding ScbR family autoregulator-binding transcription factor — MVKQARAAVTRQALISAAAEVFGTDGYAMATLPAISRLAGVSSGALHFHFPNKDALAAAVESAAAESVRALTEECTAAAGGRLQSLIDAVCRLMAAVSSDPVVRAGFRLGGDPSRKSEAKLYDWWYGWVQDSLAQARRDGELADDVSADDAAVVIVASTLGLETLGAVDRYWLSAERVAQLWSFALPRLGAAEQ; from the coding sequence ATGGTCAAGCAGGCGCGAGCGGCTGTGACTCGTCAAGCCCTCATCTCGGCTGCGGCGGAGGTGTTCGGTACCGACGGGTACGCGATGGCAACGCTGCCGGCGATCAGCCGGCTCGCCGGAGTGAGCTCGGGGGCCCTGCACTTCCACTTCCCCAACAAGGACGCTCTGGCCGCCGCTGTGGAGAGCGCGGCTGCCGAGTCCGTCCGCGCGCTGACCGAGGAGTGCACGGCCGCCGCGGGCGGCCGGCTGCAGTCGCTCATCGACGCCGTGTGCCGGCTGATGGCCGCGGTGTCCAGCGACCCCGTCGTCCGTGCGGGTTTCCGGCTGGGCGGCGACCCCTCCCGCAAGAGCGAGGCGAAGCTGTACGACTGGTGGTACGGGTGGGTGCAGGACTCCCTCGCCCAGGCGCGCCGCGACGGCGAACTGGCCGACGACGTCTCGGCGGACGACGCGGCGGTCGTCATCGTCGCCTCGACGCTGGGCCTGGAGACCCTCGGCGCGGTCGACCGGTACTGGCTCTCGGCGGAGCGGGTCGCCCAGCTGTGGTCGTTCGCGCTCCCGAGGCTCGGGGCCGCCGAGCAGTGA
- a CDS encoding ScbA/BarX family gamma-butyrolactone biosynthesis protein codes for MSLTTAEARTALPAAPPRLTTTVAKEYVHRDCLAEVFLTGCDTQDGMRFSLTGQWPRAHTLFRSLDGTSHDPLQIAETFRQTGIFLSHAEFGVPLGHNFVLSDISYVADLTNLRIASGPTDFDLDTRCTNVVRRRGMAGRLQLEYALHRNGRLLATGGGQFSVIPPAVYKRLRAQSADLPPVTPPPARALLPAATVGRTFSTDVVLSPTDSPSRWLLTPDLNHPILFDHLGDHVPGMVLIEGARQAACALMAPRSFTPTAASNEFHHYAELDRPCWIEVTRVSPEAGNTVTFEVTGHQDGQNIFTSVLTGPVV; via the coding sequence ATGAGTCTGACCACGGCTGAAGCCAGAACCGCCCTGCCGGCAGCCCCACCACGGCTGACCACCACGGTCGCGAAGGAGTACGTCCACCGCGACTGCCTGGCGGAGGTTTTCCTCACCGGCTGCGACACCCAGGACGGGATGCGCTTCTCGCTCACCGGCCAATGGCCCCGAGCCCACACCCTGTTCCGGAGCCTCGACGGAACGAGCCACGACCCGCTGCAGATCGCGGAGACGTTCCGCCAGACCGGCATCTTCCTGTCCCACGCGGAGTTCGGTGTGCCGCTCGGCCACAACTTCGTCCTGTCGGACATCTCGTACGTCGCGGACCTCACGAATCTGCGCATCGCCTCGGGACCCACCGATTTCGACCTCGACACCCGCTGCACGAACGTCGTCCGGCGCAGGGGCATGGCCGGCCGGCTGCAGCTCGAGTACGCCCTGCACCGCAACGGCCGTCTGCTGGCCACCGGCGGCGGACAGTTCTCCGTCATTCCGCCGGCCGTCTACAAGCGGCTGCGCGCACAGAGCGCGGATCTTCCGCCCGTCACCCCGCCCCCGGCCCGTGCTCTGCTGCCCGCGGCCACCGTCGGCCGGACCTTCTCCACGGACGTGGTGCTCTCCCCGACCGACAGCCCCTCGCGCTGGCTGCTCACACCCGACCTCAACCATCCGATCCTCTTCGACCACCTGGGCGACCACGTGCCCGGCATGGTTCTGATCGAAGGCGCCCGCCAGGCCGCCTGCGCCCTGATGGCGCCCCGCTCGTTCACCCCGACCGCGGCGTCCAACGAGTTCCACCACTACGCCGAACTCGACCGTCCCTGCTGGATCGAGGTCACCCGCGTGTCGCCGGAGGCCGGCAACACGGTGACGTTCGAGGTCACCGGTCACCAGGACGGGCAGAACATCTTCACCTCGGTGCTGACCGGCCCGGTCGTCTGA
- a CDS encoding ABC transporter permease, whose translation MSALSLAVRDSSTMLRRNLLHARRYPSLTLNLLLTPVMLLLLFVYIFGDTMGAGLGGGAGRSAYIAYIVPGILLMTIGSTVVGTAVSVSGDMSEGIIARFRTMAIHRGSVLFGHVVGSVLQAVASVVLVGAVGIAMGFRSTDASVLEWLAAFGLLVLFALALTWIAVGMGLSSPNAEAASNNAMPLILLPLVSSAFTPVDSMPGWFRPVAEYQPFTPAIETLRGLLLGSGIGHNGWLAVAWCLGLAALGYFWSTAKFSRDPK comes from the coding sequence ATGAGTGCCCTCTCCCTCGCCGTGCGCGACTCGTCCACGATGCTGCGCCGCAACCTCCTGCACGCCCGGCGCTATCCGTCCCTCACCCTGAACCTGCTGCTCACCCCGGTGATGCTGCTGCTGCTCTTCGTCTACATCTTCGGCGACACGATGGGCGCCGGCCTCGGCGGCGGTGCGGGCCGCTCCGCGTACATCGCCTACATCGTCCCGGGGATCCTGCTGATGACCATCGGCAGCACCGTCGTAGGGACCGCGGTGTCCGTCTCGGGTGACATGAGCGAGGGCATCATCGCCCGTTTCCGCACCATGGCCATCCACCGCGGGTCCGTGCTCTTCGGACATGTCGTCGGCAGTGTGCTGCAGGCGGTGGCGAGCGTGGTCCTCGTCGGTGCCGTGGGGATCGCCATGGGCTTCCGCTCCACGGACGCGAGCGTCCTGGAGTGGCTGGCGGCCTTCGGGCTGCTGGTGCTCTTCGCCCTGGCGCTCACCTGGATCGCGGTCGGCATGGGCCTGAGCAGCCCCAACGCCGAGGCGGCGAGCAACAACGCGATGCCGTTGATCCTGCTGCCGCTCGTCTCCAGCGCGTTCACCCCGGTCGACTCCATGCCCGGCTGGTTCCGGCCCGTCGCCGAGTACCAGCCCTTCACCCCCGCCATCGAGACCCTGCGGGGGCTGCTCCTCGGCAGCGGGATCGGCCACAACGGCTGGCTGGCGGTCGCCTGGTGCCTGGGCCTGGCGGCGCTCGGGTACTTCTGGTCGACGGCGAAGTTCAGCCGCGACCCGAAGTAG
- a CDS encoding ATP-binding cassette domain-containing protein, translating to MTDLAIAANGLRKSYGDKLVLDGIDLRVPAGSVFALLGPNGAGKTTVVNILSTLVSAGAGSGDIRVGGHDLAAHPQAVRAAIGVTGQFSAVDGLITGEENMLLMADLHHLSRAEGRRTAAELLERFDLVEAAKKPASTYSGGMKRRLDIAMTLVGNPRIIFLDEPTTGLDPRSRHTMWGIVRELVAGGVTVFLTTQYLEEADELADRIAVLSDGTIAAEGTADELKRLVPGGHVRLRFTDPAAYRRAALVLDGAAGDEETLSLRIPSDGSQRDLRTVLDRLDTAGVEAGELTVHTPDLDDVFFALTGAAGIPDQPKEPVR from the coding sequence ATGACCGACCTGGCCATCGCGGCGAACGGGCTGCGCAAGTCATACGGCGACAAGCTCGTCCTCGACGGGATCGACCTGCGCGTCCCGGCGGGCAGCGTCTTCGCACTGCTCGGCCCCAACGGCGCCGGCAAGACCACCGTCGTCAACATCCTCTCCACCCTCGTCTCCGCCGGCGCGGGCTCCGGTGACATCCGGGTCGGCGGGCACGACCTCGCCGCGCACCCGCAGGCGGTGCGTGCCGCCATCGGCGTCACCGGGCAGTTCTCCGCCGTCGACGGACTGATCACGGGCGAGGAGAACATGCTGCTCATGGCGGACCTGCACCACCTCTCCCGCGCCGAGGGCCGCCGCACCGCCGCCGAACTCCTGGAACGCTTCGACCTGGTGGAGGCGGCGAAGAAGCCCGCCTCCACCTACTCCGGCGGAATGAAGCGCCGCCTGGACATCGCCATGACGCTGGTCGGGAACCCGCGGATCATCTTCCTCGACGAACCGACCACCGGCCTCGACCCGCGCTCCCGCCACACCATGTGGGGCATCGTCCGCGAGCTCGTCGCCGGCGGGGTGACGGTCTTCCTCACCACCCAGTACCTGGAGGAGGCCGACGAACTCGCCGACCGCATCGCGGTCCTGAGCGACGGCACGATCGCCGCCGAAGGCACCGCCGACGAACTGAAGCGGCTCGTCCCCGGCGGCCACGTCCGGCTCCGCTTCACCGACCCCGCCGCCTACCGCCGCGCCGCCCTCGTCCTGGACGGGGCGGCCGGGGACGAGGAGACGCTGTCGCTCCGCATCCCCAGCGACGGCAGCCAGCGCGACCTGCGCACCGTCCTGGACCGCCTGGACACGGCGGGCGTCGAGGCCGGCGAACTCACCGTGCACACCCCCGACCTCGACGACGTGTTCTTCGCCCTGACCGGCGCAGCCGGCATCCCCGACCAGCCCAAGGAGCCAGTCCGATGA
- a CDS encoding DUF4097 family beta strand repeat-containing protein, whose product MQKYDTPAPVLAVLDIPAGRIRFIAADRADTTVEVLPADASKGRDVKAAEQITVAYGDGVLRIEAAPARHRVLGSSGSVEVTVQLPVGSRVEAKAAGAELRGVGRLGDVAFEGAQGSVKLDEAAGARLTLLAGDISVGRLGGPGEISTRKGDIRIDEAVRGTVVLRTDSGELNVGAARGVSASLDAGTTYGRIHNALRNTDGAAVLNIHATTAHGDITARSL is encoded by the coding sequence ATGCAGAAGTACGACACCCCCGCCCCCGTCCTCGCCGTCCTCGACATCCCCGCCGGACGCATCCGGTTCATCGCCGCCGACCGCGCCGACACCACGGTCGAGGTCCTGCCCGCCGACGCGTCGAAGGGCCGCGACGTGAAGGCGGCCGAGCAGATCACCGTCGCCTACGGGGACGGGGTCCTGCGCATCGAGGCCGCACCGGCCAGACACCGCGTGCTCGGCAGCTCCGGATCGGTCGAGGTGACCGTCCAGCTGCCCGTCGGCTCCCGCGTCGAGGCGAAGGCCGCCGGTGCCGAACTCCGGGGCGTCGGACGGCTCGGCGACGTCGCCTTCGAGGGCGCGCAGGGTTCGGTCAAGCTCGACGAGGCGGCCGGCGCCCGCCTCACCCTTCTCGCCGGCGACATCTCGGTCGGCCGGCTCGGCGGCCCCGGCGAGATCAGTACCCGCAAGGGCGACATCCGGATCGACGAAGCGGTCCGCGGCACGGTCGTCCTGCGCACCGACTCCGGCGAACTGAACGTCGGCGCCGCCCGCGGGGTCTCCGCCTCACTGGACGCCGGCACCACCTACGGCCGCATCCACAACGCGCTCAGGAACACCGACGGCGCCGCCGTCCTGAACATCCACGCGACCACCGCCCACGGCGACATCACCGCCCGCAGCCTCTGA
- a CDS encoding helix-turn-helix domain-containing protein, whose protein sequence is MPGGRLTGQERQQIALGLADGLAYAEIARRLDRPTSTITREVMRNGGPTAYRADLAHRATEHRAHRRKKPAPRGPQTATRPDGRDAGAVRAYEETLTTVFMQSGLPKMMSRVLVCLYTTDTGSLTSADLVQRLQVSPASISKAIAFLDSQGLVRRERDERRRERYFVDDGLWYEATIASARANDRLVETARQGVGVLGPGTPAAARLENIARFLDFVSEGITRAAEQAREVLYTAPDDTTAE, encoded by the coding sequence ATGCCGGGAGGCAGACTCACCGGACAGGAACGTCAGCAGATCGCCCTGGGGCTGGCCGACGGCCTCGCCTACGCGGAGATCGCCCGGCGCCTGGACCGTCCGACCTCGACGATCACGCGTGAGGTGATGCGCAACGGCGGCCCCACCGCCTACCGGGCCGACCTGGCCCACCGCGCGACCGAACACCGCGCCCACCGCCGCAAGAAGCCCGCGCCCCGGGGACCGCAGACGGCCACGCGGCCCGACGGGCGCGACGCCGGGGCCGTGCGGGCGTACGAGGAGACGCTCACGACCGTCTTCATGCAGTCGGGCCTGCCCAAGATGATGTCGCGGGTGCTGGTCTGCCTCTACACCACCGACACCGGCAGCCTCACCTCCGCCGACCTCGTGCAACGCCTCCAGGTCAGCCCGGCGTCCATCTCCAAGGCGATCGCGTTCCTCGACAGCCAGGGCCTCGTCCGCAGGGAGCGCGACGAACGCCGCCGCGAGCGCTACTTCGTCGACGACGGGCTCTGGTACGAGGCGACCATCGCCAGCGCCCGCGCCAACGACCGGCTCGTCGAGACCGCACGGCAGGGCGTCGGAGTCCTCGGCCCCGGCACCCCGGCCGCCGCCCGCCTCGAGAACATCGCCCGCTTCCTCGACTTCGTCTCCGAGGGCATCACCCGCGCCGCGGAACAGGCCCGCGAGGTCCTCTACACGGCCCCGGACGACACCACCGCCGAGTGA
- the tpg gene encoding telomere-protecting terminal protein Tpg — translation MNTVGEGLEEAVQRAFTRPVPKSAGAQMRYLVKQLKGTRAVAGLLGITQRTVERYVRNQIKNPRQDLSERLEREVRRRWQPKIRARAKKDAATTGGIIIDTRARFGYTAAPGTTDDARLRHLTVALPPVYAARLFEAQEQGVTDRRLQEIAAEGLQEVYFKDAGRRAQGLLVEYTDLEHVEFDL, via the coding sequence ATGAACACGGTCGGGGAAGGCCTCGAGGAGGCGGTCCAGCGGGCGTTCACCCGTCCGGTGCCCAAGTCGGCCGGTGCGCAGATGCGGTACCTGGTGAAGCAGCTCAAGGGCACCAGGGCCGTCGCCGGCCTGCTCGGGATCACCCAGCGCACGGTCGAGCGGTATGTGCGCAACCAGATCAAGAACCCCCGGCAGGACCTCTCCGAGCGCCTGGAGCGCGAGGTCAGGAGGCGCTGGCAGCCGAAGATCCGGGCCCGAGCGAAGAAGGACGCGGCGACCACCGGGGGCATCATCATCGACACCCGGGCCCGCTTCGGCTACACGGCGGCCCCCGGCACCACCGACGACGCCCGGCTGCGCCATCTCACGGTGGCGCTCCCGCCCGTCTACGCGGCCCGGCTCTTCGAGGCGCAGGAGCAGGGCGTGACGGACCGCCGGCTCCAGGAGATCGCCGCCGAGGGCCTCCAGGAGGTCTACTTCAAGGACGCCGGCCGGCGGGCCCAGGGGCTGCTGGTGGAGTACACCGACCTGGAACACGTGGAGTTCGATCTCTGA
- the tap gene encoding telomere-associated protein Tap: MSHEEQALFSAVDALLEQVAQDPLPPPAERKRLREAAGLSQDQVAKALKSRRESVGNWESGRSEPRPPKRAAYARLLEGLSMRFAVDVVAAGAVAAQPAAAEPEPVAPEPVAPEPEPVVPEPSSRAPKAPVPAASPAGDDARFENGPLAVVDVVDGRACAYCVGGLLLDVPAKSLPALVEWTLNEARLGAPRLHFNGQDADPLIVLTEAACERYGLPARLTQEERLEGRLPEDHKVLGQLERADWKLTRRGFGPWARIYRPAQGSRRNCVQLCIPSWNALDVRHWDGAPELPPAELARLLGTYASRVMTPRGSTAVTGLELMTSLHPPTRAGEPDADGKRHSERNPGSLGTEPVACAPCEAPDGHPLLADLPRFHQRGPAEMLFEEAYDWARPLTDAECLKRHLVGIDVNLAFGAAANGAVVGLDGPVYAKDPQFDAKLPGSWLVDLSHVDLSRVRVGKEWRRLEGELLPSPFTPKGERPEGPAWYATPTVAYAVELGYEVAPVEAWVRPVNGRYLDGWYKRLRDAYVATMADLGVTEDLAPDAFLAAMDGYRRRDPQLAVVLSAIKATAKGGIGKLRERPRGGGWRPGRPWPALNRPTWRPDIRAAVISRARINMHRKMVRLADATGQYPVAILSDCAVYASDGPSPLDFLPYRDGKPLPGGFRLGVSPGMVKHEGTQSTLWAEGIREEHGIELNLARYIKDGTVTAKDDGE; this comes from the coding sequence TTGTCCCACGAGGAGCAGGCGCTGTTCAGCGCGGTGGACGCACTGCTGGAGCAGGTCGCGCAGGACCCCTTGCCGCCTCCCGCCGAACGCAAACGTCTGCGGGAGGCCGCGGGGCTGAGCCAGGATCAGGTCGCGAAGGCGCTGAAGAGCCGCCGTGAGTCGGTCGGCAACTGGGAGTCCGGGCGCAGCGAGCCGAGGCCGCCGAAGCGGGCCGCCTATGCCCGGCTGCTCGAGGGCCTGTCCATGCGGTTCGCCGTGGACGTCGTGGCGGCGGGGGCCGTTGCCGCCCAGCCGGCCGCGGCCGAGCCTGAGCCCGTCGCGCCCGAACCCGTCGCACCTGAACCCGAACCGGTCGTCCCCGAGCCCTCCTCGCGGGCCCCGAAGGCACCCGTGCCCGCCGCGTCCCCGGCCGGCGACGACGCGCGTTTCGAGAACGGGCCGCTCGCCGTCGTCGATGTCGTCGACGGCCGGGCCTGCGCCTACTGCGTCGGCGGGCTGCTCCTGGACGTACCCGCCAAGTCCCTTCCCGCCCTGGTCGAATGGACGCTGAACGAGGCGCGCCTCGGCGCCCCCCGGCTGCACTTCAACGGGCAGGACGCCGACCCCCTGATCGTCCTCACCGAGGCGGCCTGCGAGCGCTACGGGCTGCCCGCACGGCTGACCCAGGAGGAGCGTCTCGAGGGCAGGCTGCCGGAGGACCACAAGGTGCTGGGGCAGCTGGAGCGGGCGGACTGGAAGCTCACCCGGCGCGGCTTCGGGCCCTGGGCCCGCATCTACCGCCCCGCGCAGGGCTCCCGCCGCAACTGCGTCCAGCTCTGCATCCCGTCGTGGAACGCGCTGGACGTACGCCACTGGGACGGCGCCCCTGAGCTGCCCCCGGCGGAACTCGCCCGGCTGCTGGGCACGTACGCCTCTCGGGTCATGACGCCGCGCGGCTCCACCGCCGTCACCGGCCTGGAGCTGATGACCTCCCTGCACCCGCCGACCCGCGCCGGTGAGCCGGACGCGGACGGCAAGCGCCACAGCGAGCGCAACCCCGGCTCCCTCGGCACCGAACCCGTCGCGTGCGCCCCGTGCGAGGCCCCCGACGGGCATCCGCTCCTCGCGGACCTGCCCCGCTTCCACCAGCGGGGCCCGGCCGAGATGCTCTTCGAGGAGGCCTACGACTGGGCGCGCCCGCTCACCGACGCCGAGTGCCTCAAGCGCCACCTGGTCGGGATCGACGTCAACCTCGCGTTCGGCGCGGCCGCCAACGGAGCCGTGGTCGGGCTCGACGGGCCCGTGTACGCCAAGGACCCGCAGTTCGATGCGAAGCTGCCGGGCTCCTGGCTGGTGGACCTCTCCCATGTGGACCTCTCCCGGGTCCGGGTCGGCAAGGAGTGGCGGCGGCTCGAAGGGGAGCTGCTCCCCAGCCCGTTCACGCCCAAGGGGGAGCGGCCCGAGGGCCCCGCCTGGTACGCGACGCCGACCGTGGCGTACGCCGTCGAGCTCGGCTACGAGGTCGCGCCGGTCGAGGCGTGGGTGCGGCCGGTCAACGGGCGCTATCTGGACGGCTGGTACAAGCGCCTGCGCGACGCGTACGTTGCGACCATGGCGGACCTGGGCGTGACCGAGGACCTGGCCCCGGACGCGTTCCTGGCGGCGATGGACGGCTACCGGCGGCGCGATCCGCAGCTGGCCGTCGTGCTGTCCGCGATCAAGGCGACCGCCAAGGGCGGCATCGGCAAGCTCCGGGAGCGGCCGCGCGGCGGCGGCTGGCGGCCCGGCCGGCCGTGGCCCGCCCTGAACCGGCCGACCTGGCGCCCCGACATCCGGGCCGCCGTCATCTCCCGGGCCCGGATCAACATGCACCGCAAGATGGTCAGACTGGCCGACGCGACCGGGCAGTACCCCGTGGCGATCCTCTCGGACTGCGCCGTGTACGCGTCCGACGGGCCCTCGCCGCTGGACTTCCTGCCCTACCGGGACGGCAAGCCGCTGCCCGGGGGCTTCCGGCTCGGGGTCAGCCCCGGCATGGTCAAGCACGAGGGCACCCAGAGCACCCTGTGGGCCGAGGGCATCCGCGAGGAGCACGGCATCGAGCTCAACCTCGCCCGGTACATCAAGGACGGCACGGTCACCGCCAAGGACGACGGAGAGTAG
- a CDS encoding bifunctional DNA primase/polymerase, which yields MAAELRVSRSDPRQFTRAAPIASQPLTTAWWCARQGWPVHPLAPGRKTPVGNCGACRRPDHDRAGCDCLRAGRWCHGFHAATLDFERIGQWWGNRPELGVGVATGSAGLVVIDIDAHARELPDRDRLLPGVGISAAVDLTGLANGFHTLGVLAALRGATSPADDTSTLRVRTPSGGLHVWYRNDGGHPWQCSTGSGHGRALAWQVDVRAHGGYIVAPGTVTPAGVYQPLGTVRTPAPLPAWLARELQRTGHLPSASGPGPRPVPPRARQAVLAASGRPGTSAERLLAGVLAEVTACAAVPEGAAFSEKLNRAAYTAGGLVAAGRLTEDEAVRALREAAERARPGQQRRSLAVIRGSLSAGRARPLPLGGRA from the coding sequence ATGGCAGCTGAACTGCGGGTCTCGCGCAGCGACCCACGGCAGTTCACGAGAGCTGCACCGATCGCTTCGCAGCCTCTGACCACAGCCTGGTGGTGCGCACGCCAGGGCTGGCCGGTTCACCCTCTTGCTCCGGGCCGCAAGACCCCGGTGGGCAACTGCGGGGCGTGCCGCCGCCCGGACCACGACCGGGCGGGCTGCGACTGTCTGCGCGCGGGCCGCTGGTGCCACGGGTTCCACGCGGCGACGCTCGACTTCGAGCGCATCGGGCAGTGGTGGGGGAACCGGCCCGAGCTCGGGGTGGGCGTGGCCACCGGGTCCGCCGGCCTCGTCGTGATCGACATCGACGCGCACGCGCGTGAATTACCCGACCGGGACCGGCTGTTACCCGGCGTCGGGATATCCGCAGCGGTCGACCTGACCGGCCTCGCCAACGGCTTCCACACCCTGGGCGTCCTGGCCGCCCTGCGCGGCGCCACCAGCCCGGCGGACGACACGTCCACGCTCCGCGTCCGCACCCCGTCCGGCGGGCTCCACGTCTGGTACCGCAACGACGGCGGCCACCCCTGGCAGTGCTCCACCGGGTCGGGCCACGGCCGCGCCCTCGCCTGGCAGGTCGACGTACGGGCGCACGGCGGGTACATCGTGGCCCCCGGGACCGTCACCCCCGCCGGGGTCTACCAACCACTGGGCACCGTACGCACCCCCGCCCCGCTGCCCGCCTGGCTGGCCAGGGAACTGCAGCGCACCGGGCATCTGCCGTCCGCCTCCGGGCCGGGGCCGCGCCCCGTGCCGCCCCGGGCCAGGCAGGCCGTGCTCGCGGCGAGCGGCCGTCCCGGGACCTCGGCCGAACGCCTGCTGGCGGGCGTCCTGGCCGAGGTCACCGCCTGCGCCGCCGTCCCCGAGGGCGCCGCGTTCTCCGAGAAGCTGAACCGGGCCGCGTACACCGCGGGCGGCCTGGTCGCGGCGGGGCGCCTCACCGAGGACGAAGCGGTCCGCGCGTTACGGGAGGCGGCCGAGCGGGCCCGTCCCGGGCAGCAGCGGCGCTCGCTGGCCGTCATCCGGGGCAGCTTGAGCGCCGGGCGGGCCCGTCCGCTGCCCCTCGGGGGGCGTGCGTGA